The Streptomyces sp. NBC_01463 DNA window GGTTGGGCAGCAGCCGTCCGTCCCAGTAGCTGCGCGTGTAGTCGTAGATCAGGACGTCGGGGTCGTCCGTCGCGTCGAGGCGTCCCGCGATGGCGCTCAGCGAGCCGGGCGTCAGTGTGTCGTCGCTGTCGAGGAAGAGCAGGTAGTCACCGGTCGCCTGCTCGATTCCGGCGTTACGGGCGTGGCCCAGGCCCACGTTCTCGCTGAGGTGGAGCACCCGGACCCGGGCGTCGCGCCCCGCGTACTCGTCGAGGATGGCGCCGGAGGCGTCCGGCGAGCAGTCGTCCACGGCGACGACCTCGAAGTCGGTGAAGTCCTGCTGAAGCACGGAGTCGAGGCACTCCCGAACATACCCCTGCACGTTGTACGCAGGCACGATGAGTGTCAGTCGAGGCATCCTTCACCAGTCCAGAGAGCTGTCTGCAGGGTCCGTGCGCAGGCACCGATTCGCACCGCGGAATCATGGGGGAGGGCCTGAGCACCTGAACAGCGTAATTGATTGACATCCGCCTGCTGCGGCCTTGTGTTTGCCCCGGCTTCATCCGGGGCTGTCCGGCTTCACCCGTGATGTTCCCCGGACGTCACCCGCACAAGCCTGCATGTCGCACGATAATACTGTTGATACCTCTTTGTCTGATTCGATTTTCCGCACACGTAGAGTGGGCCACTCGGCAGGACCACGCGCAGAGGGAGAGACGCACAGAATGACCTGGATGGTTACGGGCGGGGCCGGATACATAGGTGCGCACGTCGTGCGGGCGATGCTCGCGGGCGGTCTGCAGGTCGTCGTGTACGACGACCTGTCCACGGGGAACGCCGGGAACGTGCCCGAAGGGGTGCCCCTGGTCACCGGGAGCGTGCTGGACCGGGAGGCCCTGGACGCGGCGATCCGTGACCACACCGTGACAGGTGTGGTGCATGTCGCAGGCAAGAAGCAGGTCGGCGAGTCCGTGGAGCGCCCCCTCTACTACTACCGGGAGAACGTGACCGGTCTGGAGGTGCTGCTGGAGAGCATGGTGGGGGCGGGCATCGACCGGCTGGTGTTCTCCTCGTCGGCCGCCGTCTACGGCATGCCCGATGTGGACCTCGTCACCGAGGACACCCCCTGCGCGCCGATGAGCCCGTACGGGGAGACCAAGCTCGTCGGCGAATGGCTGATCCACGCCGCCGCCCGGGCCCACGGACTGCGCTGCGCCTCGCTCCGCTACTTCAACGTCGCCGGTGCGGCCTCGCCCGAGCTGGCCGACGCCGGGGTGTTCAACCTCATCCCGATGGTCTTCGAGCGCCTGGAGGCCGGTGAGGGCCCGCGGATCTTCGGCGACGACTACGCGACCCCCGACGGCACCTGCGTGCGCGACTACATCCATGTGGAGGACATCGCCTCCGCCCACCTCGCCGCCGCCCGCCGCCTGGAGGCGGCCGAGCCCGGCACCGACCTCACGCTGAACATCGGCCGCGGCGAGGGCAGCTCGGTGCGCGAGATGGTCGACCGGATCCTCAAGACGACGGACCACGGGGACATCGCCCCCGAGGTCACCGCCCGCCGCCCGGGCGACCCGGCCCGCGTCGTCGCCGGCGCGGACCGGATCCGCGCGGAGCTGGACTGGTCGGCCCGGTACGGGATCGACGAGATGATCGAGTCCGCCTGGCAGGGCTGGCGCCTGCGCCACCCGTAGGACGCGTCCGGCGCTTTCCCGGCGCCGGATCCCACGCCCAGGGGCTCCTGGACCCGCATGCGCCCCGCGTTCCGCACCCGCGCGGAACGCGGGGCGCGGCCGCGCCGCAGACCCGCATCGGCCATTCCGGTGTCCACGGCGTCGTACGGGCACCGGCCGGCCGTCGCCGGCGGCAGGGCCCCGCGCTCGCCGGCGGGCCCGGGAGCGGCAGGCGCGGCCGGGGGAGTGAAAGCCGGGCGTGAGAATCGGGGATCCGCGCCCGTGCCGGTGAATTCACCCGCTGCGGCACGGAAGGCGGGTCACCGGAAGTGAGCGGCCGGTCGCACGGCGGCCGATCGCGGCCCGAAATCCGTACCGGACCCGATGTCGATCATCTGATGTCGAACTCGATAGCGAATTCCCCGCGGGATAACGAATCCCGATCGGTTACGGGGAACGGCCGCTTTTCCTCCGGACGAGTCGGCAACCGGTCGGCGGGGCTGTTTCACCATGGACGGGACACCGAATCTCAGTAAGGTCCCCGGTAGGTCGCAGCCGCGACAGGACCGCCGACTCATCGTGGGGCAGAAACTGTGAAGGCTCTCGTACTTTCCGGCGGGGCAGGCACCCGGCTTCGTCCCATTACGCATACCTCGGCCAAGCAACTGGTCCCGGTGGCGAACAAACCGGTGCTGTTCTACGGGCTGGAAGCCATCGCGGAAGCCGGTATCACCGAGGTGGGCATCATCGTGGGCGACACCCAGGAGGAGATCCGTGCGGCGGTCGGCGACGGCTCCCGGTTCGGCATCGACGTCACCTACATCCCGCAGTCCGAGCCGCTCGGCCTCGCCCACGCGGTCCTGATCGCCCAGCGGTTCCTCGGCGACGACGACTTCGTCATGTACCTCGGCGACAACTTCGTCGTCGGCGGGATCGCCGACCTGGTCGAGGGGTTCTGCGCGGACCGCCCCGACGCGCAGATCCTGCTGACCCAGGTGCCCGACCCGACCGCCTTCGGCGTCGCCGAACTCGACGGGGACGGCAGGGTGGTGGCCCTGGAGGAGAAGCCCAAGGAGCCCAAGAGCGATCTGGCGCTCGTCGGCGTCTACCTCTTCACCCGGGCCATCCACGAGGCCGTCCGCTCCATCCGGCCGTCCTGGCGCGGCGAGCTGGAGATCACCCACGCCATCCAGTGGCTGATCGACCAGGAGCGCGACGTCCGCTCCACCACGATCCGCGGGTACTGGAAGGACACCGGCAACGTCACCGACATGCTGGAGGTCAACCGGACCGTGCTGGAGACCGTCGAACCCTGCACCCGCGGCGCCCACGTCGACGACGAGAGCGAGATCATCGGCCGGGTGCTGATCGAGCCCGGCGCCCGCGTCACCCGCAGCCGGATCGTGGGCCCCGCCATCATCGGCGCCCGTTCGGTGATCGGCGACGCCTACGTCGGGCCGTTCACCTCGGTCGCCCAGGACTGCCGGATCGAGGACAGTGAGATCGAGTACTCGATCGTGCTGCGCGGTGCCTCGATCGACGGCGTCCGCCGCGTCGAGGCCTCCCTCATCGGCCGCGACGTCGAGGTGACGCCCGCGCCCCGGAGCCCGTCCGCCCACCGACTCGTCCTCGGTGACCACAGCAAGGTGCAGATCTCCTCATGACGAACCGTCTCCTGGTGACCGGCGGCGCCGGCTTCATCGGCTCGCACTACGTCCGCACACTGCTGGGCCCGGACGGCCCCGGCGACCTCGCCGTCACCGTGCTCGACCGGCTCACCTACGCGGGCAACCCGGCCAACCTCGACGAGGTCCGCGGCCACCCCGGCTTCTCGTTCGTCCAGGGCGACATCTGCGACGCGGAACTGGTCGGCAGCCTCATGGCCGGGCACGACCAGGTGGTGCACTTCGCCGCCGAATCGCATGTGGACCGTTCCATCGACGGCGGCGCCGAGTTCGTCCGTACCAACGTCGTCGGCAC harbors:
- the galE gene encoding UDP-glucose 4-epimerase GalE gives rise to the protein MTWMVTGGAGYIGAHVVRAMLAGGLQVVVYDDLSTGNAGNVPEGVPLVTGSVLDREALDAAIRDHTVTGVVHVAGKKQVGESVERPLYYYRENVTGLEVLLESMVGAGIDRLVFSSSAAVYGMPDVDLVTEDTPCAPMSPYGETKLVGEWLIHAAARAHGLRCASLRYFNVAGAASPELADAGVFNLIPMVFERLEAGEGPRIFGDDYATPDGTCVRDYIHVEDIASAHLAAARRLEAAEPGTDLTLNIGRGEGSSVREMVDRILKTTDHGDIAPEVTARRPGDPARVVAGADRIRAELDWSARYGIDEMIESAWQGWRLRHP
- a CDS encoding glucose-1-phosphate thymidylyltransferase, with translation MKALVLSGGAGTRLRPITHTSAKQLVPVANKPVLFYGLEAIAEAGITEVGIIVGDTQEEIRAAVGDGSRFGIDVTYIPQSEPLGLAHAVLIAQRFLGDDDFVMYLGDNFVVGGIADLVEGFCADRPDAQILLTQVPDPTAFGVAELDGDGRVVALEEKPKEPKSDLALVGVYLFTRAIHEAVRSIRPSWRGELEITHAIQWLIDQERDVRSTTIRGYWKDTGNVTDMLEVNRTVLETVEPCTRGAHVDDESEIIGRVLIEPGARVTRSRIVGPAIIGARSVIGDAYVGPFTSVAQDCRIEDSEIEYSIVLRGASIDGVRRVEASLIGRDVEVTPAPRSPSAHRLVLGDHSKVQISS